From a region of the Helianthus annuus cultivar XRQ/B chromosome 5, HanXRQr2.0-SUNRISE, whole genome shotgun sequence genome:
- the LOC110940570 gene encoding nod factor hydrolase protein 1, giving the protein MELLKPSTLLLVILSLTMNSMGSTHGPNKGGYWPSWSNDFPPSAIDTTLFTHVYYAFLAPNNTTFKFEIDSHTAVLLKNFTTTLHEKTTPVKTMFSVGGGSFGSKTFSRMALDHNSRKSFILSSVEVARKFDFDGVDLDWEFPQNPIDMVNFGHLLHEWRVAVKKEAKSTSKPQLLLSAATYFKPEITLDNVYRKYPVKSINKNLDWINAMCYDYHGSWDLSATGTLAALFDPHSNVSTSYGLQSWIKAKIHPEKLVMGLPLYGRTWKLKDPTLYGIGAPAIDVGPGIEGSMPYVEVQEFNAQNNAKVVFDDATISYYSVAGTSWIGYDDVRSVKLKIEYARLLKIGGYFFWAVDGDQEWKISRQASETWIN; this is encoded by the exons ATGGAACTCCTCAAACCTTCTACTCTTTTACTTGTGATATTGAGTCTCACTATGAACTCTATGGGTTCTACTCATGGTCCAAACAAAGGGGGTTACTGGCCTTCATGGTCCAATGATTTCCCACCCTCGGCTATTGACACCACTCTTTTCACTCATGTTTATTATGCTTTTCTAGCTCCAAATAACACAACATTCAAGTTTGAAATCGACAGTCATACCGCTGTCTTGCTTAAAAACTTCACCACCACCCTTCACGAAAAGACAACACCGGTCAAAACAATGTTTTCCGTCGGAGGTGGCTCATTTGGCTCTAAAACCTTTTCCCGCATGGCCTTAGATCACAACTCGAGGAAAAGTTTCATCCTTTCCTCTGTAGAAGTAGCACGCAAGTTTGACTTTGACGGAGTTGACCTAGATTGGGAATTCCCACAAAACCCTATAGACATGGTCAACTTTGGCCACTTGCTTCACGAGTGGCGTGTGGCGGTCAAAAAAGAAGCTAAGTCAACCAGCAAACCACAACTTCTTCTTTCAGCCGCCACATATTTTAAACCAGAAATTACGTTGGATAATGTTTATCGTAAGTATCCAGTGAAGTCCATAAATAAAAATTTGGATTGGATAAACGCAATGTGTTATGATTATCATGGGTCATGGGATCTCTCTGCAACCGGGACCCTTGCTGCCTTATTTGACCCACATAGCAATGTGAGCACAAGTTACGGGCTACAATCATGGATCAAGGCTAAGATCCATCCAGAAAAATTGGTGATGGGGTTGCCATTATATGGTCGAACATGGAAACTAAAGGATCCAACTTTATATGGTATTGGAGCTCCAGCTATCGATGTAGGACCAGGAATTGAAGGATCAATGCCTTACGTAGAAGTGCAAGAGTTCAACGCCCAAAATAACGCCAAGGTGGTATTTGACGATGCAACGATATCTTATTATTCTGTTGCAGGAACCTCTTGGATTGGATATGATGATGTTAGATCAGTAAAATTAAAGATAGAATACGCTCGCTTACTTAAAATAGGAGGATATTTCTTTTGGGCGGTCGATGGTGATCAAGAGTGGAAAATCTCCCGACAAG CTTCAGAGACTTGGATTAATTGA
- the LOC118492102 gene encoding protein FAR1-RELATED SEQUENCE 5-like: MVDTVDTEETVVISNSFPRALLTFIKTIRTLEDMVDMVVMVDMLFNSLDELKKRIEEIANADGFVIVTRRSKKIGGRTGRVWLECDRGSEHQTGKAGSKKTGCPFYLLAVRNHPYETWEIKDGKIEHNHELCEDLSAHAFVRRFTPSEMKLIEQLAAQNMEPRKIFQTIRKQDPDRFHVQKDVQNVVAKIRAEQRQGLTPMQSLENMLINNDFIYETREEPGTEIVTEIFFLHRYSRDMWRAFPRVMLIDATYKTNIYNMPFIQIVGLTPTNKSFIIAYAVVSKERGDNFVWVLERVKSMLDECMEPRVILTDRDLALMGVCAKVFPDASRLLCRWHIQQNVMKHCKGVFNYMYDNWLKDYKEMFVFAWTDKRRNFGNRTTNRVESQHTNLKRYVLDRSSLDRVVGCVREIVETQFSEIRKTFRESIEKRMNHHKHPLYQHLLGKVSHTALDLLNGEAIRKLDVLKRFHSSCGCQMWYSCGLPCACRIGKYMREERPIQLEDIDVFWRKLNFQCCKLIDDDVDVVEELNIVRQQLESHPPAQQKSLMSKIKAVLTPKKSTKKPPVVQQNTRRRPTTKQVQQRSDEASRIDEELRRSSFGDANTCFEGSRQSKYDKPRHSSYVPSQASQQSVM; the protein is encoded by the exons atggtggatacggtggatacggaaGAGACGGTGGTCATCAGCAATTCATTTCCCCGGGCACTCCTTACGTTCATCAAAACAATCcggacgttggaggatatggtggatatggtggttatggtggatatG CTTTTCAACTCTTTAGATGAACTAAAGAAACGGATAGAAGAAATAGCAAATGCGGATGGTTTCGTTATTGTCACCCGTCGATCAAAGAAAATCGGGGGAAGAACCGGGAGAGTATGGCTTGAATGTGATCGTGGTAGTGAGCACCAGACTGGAAAAGCCGGAAGCAAAAAAACCGGTTGCCCGTTTTACCTGCTGGCTGTGCGAAACCACCCGTATGAAACCTGGGAGATAAAAGACGGAAAAATTGAACATAACCACGAACTTTGTGAGGACCTGTCGGCCCACGCGTTTGTGCGAAGGTTTACTCCAAGCGAAATGAAACTGATCGAGCAGCTGgcagctcaaaacatggagccgcgCAAAATATTTCAAACAATAAGGAAGCAGGACCCCGACAGGTTTCATGTTCAGAAAGACGTTCAAAACGTTGTGGCAAAGATTAGAGCCGAACAAAGACAAGGATTGACTCCCATGCAGTCACTAGAAAACATGTTGATAAACAACGACTTTATTTACGAGACACGGGAGGAACCCGGAACAGAGATCGTAACAGAGATCTTCTTTCTTCATCGGTACTCGAGAGacatgtggcgtgcattcccccGCGTCATGCTGATCGATGCGACATACAAGACAAATATATACAATATGCCATTTATCCAGATTGTTGGTTTGACGCCTACCAACAAATCATTTATTATCGCGTATGCCGTTGTTAGTAAAGAACGGGGTGATAACTTTGTGTGGGTGCTTGAGAGGGTCAAGTCAATGTTGGATGAATGTATGGAgccacgtgtgattttaacggatAGAGACCTAGCCCTTATGGGCGTGTGTGCTAAAGTATTTCCAGACGCCTCCAGGCTTCTTTGCAGGTGGCACATACAACAGAATGTTATGAAGCACTGCAAGG gagTCTTCAATTACATGTACGATAACTGGCTTAAAGACTATAAGGAGATGTTCGTCTTTGCGTGGACCGATAAAAGGCGCAACTTTGGTAATCGTACCAcaaacagagttgagagccaacaCACCAACTTAAAGAGATACGTCCTAGATAGGAGTTCACTGGACCGTGTAGTTGGTTGTGTCCGGGAAATAGTTGAGACACAGTTCAGTGAAATAAGGAAGACTTTTCGAGAAAGCATCGAAAAAAGAATGAACCACCACAAACACCCGCTGTATCAACACCTACTTGGAAAAGTATCCCATACAGCCCTTGACTTGTTGAATGGAGAGGCAATTAGGAAGCTAGATGTCTTGAAGCGCTTTCattcatcatgtggttgccaaATGTGGTACAGCTGTGGGTTGCCCTGTGCTTGTAGAATAGGAAAGTACATGCGTGAAG AGCGTCCGATTCAACTCGAAGACATAGACGTCTTCTGGCGGAAACTTAACTTCCAATGTTGTAAATTGATAGACGATGACGTTGACGTGGTCGAAGAGCTAAATATTGTTAGACAACAATTAGAGTCGCACCCCCCAGCTCAGCAAAAAAGCCTGATGTCAAAGATTAAAGCGGTGTTGACTCCAAAGAAATCTACCAAGAAACCACCGGTTGTCCAACAAAATACTCGTCGCCGACCAACAACAAAGCAGGTACAACAAAGGTCGGACGAGGCCTCTCGTATAGATGAAGAATTGAGGAGAAGCTCCTTCGGTGATGCAAACACGTGTTTTGAAGGTTCCCGACAAAGTAAGTACGATAAACCTCGCCATAGCTCGTACGTTCCGTCACAGGCCTCTCAACAGTCggttatgtga
- the LOC110943138 gene encoding class V chitinase CHIT5a, which translates to MNLDWINAMCYDYHGSWDVSSTGTLAALYDPNSNVSRSDGLESWIKARIHREKLVMGLPLYGRRWKLKNPSVHGIGAPAVGLRPGNEGAMLYSEVQEFNAQSNAKVVLDTQTVSYYSFAGTSWIGYDGVRSLRKHGLIETPWRASGPRNEMWIIEFLV; encoded by the exons ATGAATTTGGATTGGATAAATGCAATGTGTTATGATTATCATGGGTCATGGGATGTCAGTTCAACTGGGACCCTAGCTGCGTTATATGACCCAAATAGCAACGTGAGCAGAAGTGACGGGCTAGAATCATGGATCAAGGCTAGGATCCATCGAGAAAAGTTGGTGATGGGGTTGCCATTATATGGTCGGAGATGGAAACTAAAGAATCCATCTGTGCATGGTATCGGAGCTCCAGCTGTGGGATTAAGGCCGGGAAATGAAGGAGCAATGCTTTACTCAGAAGTGCAAGAGTTCAATGCCCAAAGTAATGCCAAGGTGGTGTTAGACACGCAAACCGTATCTTATTATTCTTTCGCAGGAACCTCTTGGATTGGATATGACGGTGTTAGATCG CTTCGGAAACATGGACTCATTGAAACCCCATGGAGGGCAAGTGGACCCAGGAATGAAATGTGGATCATTGAGTTTCTTGTTTGA